In Helicobacter pylori, a single genomic region encodes these proteins:
- a CDS encoding DNA cytosine methyltransferase, translating into MYKVADIFCGAGGLSYGFSVHSHFELIWANDIDKDAILSYQANHKEAQTILCDIVQLHCHNLPCVPIDILLGGPPCQSYSTLGKRKMDEKANLFKEYLRLLDLVKPKIFVFENVVGLMSMQKGQLFQQICNAFKERGYILEHAILNALDYGVPQVREKVI; encoded by the coding sequence TTGTATAAAGTAGCCGATATTTTTTGTGGTGCTGGAGGATTGAGCTATGGCTTTTCTGTGCATTCTCATTTTGAATTAATATGGGCTAACGATATAGACAAGGACGCTATTTTAAGCTATCAAGCCAATCATAAAGAGGCACAAACCATTTTATGCGATATTGTGCAACTTCATTGCCACAACTTGCCATGCGTTCCAATTGATATTCTACTAGGCGGACCACCATGTCAGAGCTATTCTACCCTTGGCAAAAGAAAAATGGATGAAAAAGCGAATTTGTTTAAAGAATATTTGCGGCTTTTAGATTTAGTGAAACCAAAAATATTTGTTTTTGAAAATGTGGTGGGTTTAATGTCTATGCAAAAAGGGCAATTGTTCCAACAAATTTGTAACGCTTTTAAAGAGAGAGGTTATATTTTAGAGCATGCCATTTTAAACGCCCTAGATTATGGTGTGCCTCAAGTAAGAGAGAAAGTGATTTGA
- the hofD gene encoding outer membrane beta-barrel protein HofD — translation MCLFCIFILISLGVRVLEIKKYFLYTLFFLLFSGLFLSKLQAYKFNMSIVGKVSSYTKFGFNNQRYQPSKDIYPTGSYTSLLGELNLSMGLYKGLRAEVGAMMVALPYDSTAYQGNNIPNGQPGSRTDPFGAGIFWQYIGWYAGHSGLQVQKPRLAMVHNAFLSYNYKKDKFSFGVKGGRYDAEEYDWFTSYTQGVEGFVKYKDTRFRVMYSDARASASSDWFWYFGRYYTSGKALMIADLKYEKDNLKINPYFYAIFQRMYAPGINITYDTNPNFNNKGFRFVGTFVGFFPIFATPANQNDIILFQQVPLGKSGQTYFFRTRFYYNKWQFGGSVYKNIGNANGDIGIYGDPLGYNIWTNSIYDAEINNIVGADVINGFLYVGSQYRGFSWKILGRWTDSPRADERSLALFLSYFSNKYNIRMDLKLEYYGNITKKGYCIGYCGMYVPVDPNGPGTQPLTHNVYSDRSHIMFNITYGFRIY, via the coding sequence ATATGCCTTTTTTGCATTTTTATTTTAATATCTTTGGGAGTTAGGGTTTTGGAAATTAAGAAATATTTTCTTTACACTCTCTTTTTTTTGCTTTTTTCTGGTCTTTTTTTATCCAAACTTCAAGCTTATAAATTCAACATGAGCATTGTTGGAAAGGTGAGCAGCTATACCAAGTTTGGCTTTAACAACCAAAGATACCAGCCTTCTAAAGACATTTATCCTACAGGTAGCTACACTTCTTTGCTCGGCGAATTGAATTTGAGCATGGGGTTATACAAGGGTTTGAGGGCAGAAGTGGGGGCGATGATGGTAGCACTTCCCTATGACTCTACCGCCTATCAAGGCAATAATATCCCTAATGGCCAGCCCGGCTCTAGGACGGATCCTTTTGGGGCGGGTATCTTTTGGCAATATATTGGTTGGTATGCGGGACATAGTGGTTTGCAAGTGCAAAAACCTCGTTTAGCCATGGTGCATAACGCTTTTTTGAGCTACAACTACAAAAAAGACAAATTCAGTTTTGGCGTGAAAGGGGGGCGTTATGATGCTGAAGAGTATGATTGGTTCACTTCTTACACTCAAGGGGTTGAAGGCTTTGTCAAATACAAAGACACCAGATTCAGAGTGATGTATTCAGACGCTAGAGCTTCAGCGTCAAGCGACTGGTTTTGGTATTTTGGGCGTTACTATACAAGCGGTAAGGCTCTAATGATTGCTGATTTGAAATACGAAAAAGACAACCTAAAAATCAACCCTTATTTTTATGCGATTTTTCAAAGAATGTATGCACCAGGCATTAATATCACTTATGACACCAACCCTAATTTCAACAATAAGGGCTTTCGTTTTGTAGGCACTTTCGTGGGGTTTTTCCCCATTTTTGCCACTCCGGCTAATCAAAATGATATTATCCTCTTCCAACAAGTGCCATTAGGCAAGAGCGGGCAAACTTATTTCTTCCGCACCCGTTTTTACTATAATAAGTGGCAATTCGGGGGTAGTGTCTATAAAAATATCGGTAACGCTAATGGTGATATAGGTATTTATGGGGATCCTTTGGGGTATAACATTTGGACGAATAGTATTTATGACGCAGAAATTAACAATATCGTTGGCGCTGATGTTATTAACGGGTTTTTATATGTAGGCTCACAATATAGAGGGTTTAGTTGGAAAATTTTAGGCCGTTGGACGGATAGCCCAAGGGCTGATGAAAGGAGTCTCGCGCTCTTTTTGAGTTATTTTTCTAATAAGTATAATATTAGAATGGATTTGAAACTAGAATATTATGGCAATATCACCAAAAAAGGCTATTGTATTGGGTATTGTGGCATGTATGTTCCAGTTGATCCTAATGGGCCTGGCACGCAACCTTTAACGCACAACGTGTATTCTGACAGGAGTCATATCATGTTTAACATTACTTATGGTTTTAGGATTTACTAG
- the hofC gene encoding outer membrane beta-barrel protein HofC — protein sequence MKLKKRKVAAALLKRFTLPLLFTTGSLGAVTYEVHGDFINFAKVGFNHSPINPVKGIYPTETFVNLTGKLEGSVHLGRGWTVNLGGVLGGQVYDSTRYDRWAKDFTPPSYWDKTSCGTDFMSLCMNATKMWQQSGPGGIINPRGIGWEYMGEWNGLFPNYYPANAYLPGGSRRYEVYKANLTYDSDRVHMVMGRFDVTEQEQMDWIYQLFQGFYGTFKLTNKMKFLLFSSWGRGIADGQWLFPIYREKPWGIHKAGIIYRPTKNLMIHPYVYLIPEVGTLPGAKIEYDTNPEFSGMGMRNRTTFYVLYDYRWNNAEYGRYAPARYNTWDPFLDNGKWRGLQGPGGATLFLRHHIDINNYFVVGGAYLNIGNPNMNLGTWGNIIAVDGIEQWVGSIYSLGFAGIDNITDADAFTEYVKGGGKHGKFSWSLYQRFTTAPRALEYGIGMYLDYQFSKHVKAGLKLVWLEFQIRAGYNPGTGFLGPNGQPLNLNNGLFESSAFAEGPQDMGGIKKSITQDRSHLMTHISYSF from the coding sequence ATGAAATTAAAGAAACGAAAAGTTGCGGCTGCATTGCTAAAGCGTTTTACCTTGCCATTATTGTTCACTACGGGTTCATTAGGGGCGGTTACTTATGAAGTGCATGGAGATTTTATCAATTTTGCTAAAGTGGGTTTTAACCATTCGCCCATTAACCCTGTTAAAGGTATCTATCCTACAGAAACTTTTGTTAACCTTACAGGTAAGCTAGAGGGTTCTGTGCATTTAGGTAGGGGATGGACCGTGAATTTAGGCGGTGTTTTAGGCGGACAAGTTTATGATAGCACTAGGTATGATAGGTGGGCAAAGGATTTTACTCCCCCAAGCTATTGGGATAAAACTTCTTGCGGCACGGATTTTATGAGCCTTTGTATGAATGCGACTAAAATGTGGCAACAATCAGGGCCAGGTGGTATCATTAACCCTAGAGGTATTGGTTGGGAGTATATGGGTGAGTGGAACGGCTTGTTCCCTAACTACTATCCGGCTAACGCCTACTTGCCTGGTGGCTCAAGGCGTTATGAAGTTTATAAAGCGAATTTGACTTATGATAGCGACAGAGTCCATATGGTCATGGGGCGCTTTGACGTTACGGAGCAGGAGCAAATGGATTGGATTTACCAATTGTTCCAAGGGTTTTATGGGACTTTCAAGCTTACGAATAAGATGAAGTTCTTGCTCTTTAGCTCTTGGGGTCGTGGTATCGCTGATGGTCAGTGGTTGTTCCCTATCTATCGTGAAAAGCCTTGGGGTATTCATAAAGCGGGTATTATTTATCGCCCTACAAAGAATTTAATGATTCACCCTTATGTGTATCTCATCCCAGAGGTAGGTACATTGCCTGGTGCTAAAATAGAATACGATACCAATCCTGAGTTTAGCGGTATGGGCATGAGGAACAGAACGACTTTTTATGTGTTGTATGACTATCGTTGGAATAACGCTGAATACGGCCGTTACGCACCCGCTCGTTATAACACTTGGGATCCGTTCTTGGACAATGGTAAGTGGCGCGGTTTACAAGGTCCTGGTGGTGCGACGCTCTTTTTACGCCACCATATAGACATTAACAACTACTTCGTGGTTGGTGGTGCTTATCTCAACATCGGTAACCCTAACATGAACTTGGGTACTTGGGGTAACATCATCGCTGTGGATGGTATCGAACAATGGGTTGGCAGTATCTACAGCTTAGGGTTTGCAGGGATTGACAACATTACCGATGCTGACGCGTTCACTGAGTATGTTAAAGGTGGAGGTAAGCATGGTAAGTTCAGCTGGAGTCTCTACCAACGCTTCACTACCGCTCCAAGGGCATTGGAATATGGTATTGGTATGTATCTAGACTATCAATTCAGCAAACATGTTAAAGCGGGTCTCAAACTCGTGTGGTTAGAGTTCCAAATTCGTGCGGGTTACAACCCTGGAACCGGTTTCCTTGGGCCAAACGGTCAGCCGCTCAACTTGAATAATGGTTTGTTTGAGTCTTCTGCATTCGCGGAAGGTCCTCAAGACATGGGTGGCATTAAAAAGAGTATTACCCAAGACAGGAGCCATTTGATGACACACATTAGTTATAGTTTCTAA
- a CDS encoding lipopolysaccharide heptosyltransferase family protein, with protein MHVACLLALGDNLITLSLLKEIASKQQRPLKILGTRLTLKIAKLLECEKHFEIIPVFENIPAFYDLKKQGVFLAMKDFLWLLKALKKHKIKHLILEKQDFRSALLSKFVSITTPNKEIKNVYQNRQELFSQIYGHVFDNPLYPMNLKNPKKILINPFTRSIERSIPLEHLQIVLKLLKPFCITLLDFEERYAFLQNEAAHYRAKTSLEEVKNLILESDLYIGGDSFLIHLAYYLKKNYFIFFYRDNDDFMPPNGKNENFLKAHKSHSIELDLAKKFRHLGLL; from the coding sequence ATGCATGTTGCTTGTCTTTTGGCTTTAGGGGATAATCTCATCACGCTTAGCCTTTTAAAAGAAATCGCTTCCAAACAGCAACGACCCCTTAAAATCCTAGGCACTCGTTTGACTTTAAAAATCGCCAAGCTTTTAGAATGCGAAAAACATTTTGAAATCATTCCTGTTTTTGAAAATATCCCCGCTTTTTATGATCTTAAAAAACAAGGGGTTTTTTTGGCGATGAAGGATTTTTTATGGTTATTAAAAGCGCTTAAAAAGCACAAAATCAAACATTTGATTTTAGAAAAACAGGATTTTAGAAGCGCTCTTTTATCCAAATTTGTTTCCATAACCACTCCAAATAAAGAAATTAAAAACGTTTATCAAAACCGCCAGGAGTTGTTTTCTCAAATTTATGGGCATGTTTTTGATAACCCTTTATATCCCATGAATTTAAAAAACCCCAAAAAGATTTTAATCAACCCTTTCACAAGATCAATAGAGCGAAGTATCCCTTTAGAGCATTTGCAAATCGTTTTAAAACTCTTAAAACCCTTTTGTATTACGCTTTTAGATTTTGAAGAACGATACGCTTTTTTACAAAATGAAGCCGCTCATTATCGCGCTAAAACCAGTTTAGAAGAAGTTAAAAACCTGATTTTAGAAAGCGATTTGTATATAGGAGGGGATTCGTTTTTAATCCATTTGGCTTACTATTTAAAGAAAAATTATTTTATCTTTTTTTATAGAGATAATGACGATTTCATGCCTCCTAATGGTAAGAATGAAAATTTTCTAAAAGCCCATAAAAGCCATTCTATAGAACTAGATTTAGCCAAAAAATTCCGCCATTTGGGGCTATTATAA
- a CDS encoding DUF3519 domain-containing protein, giving the protein MKLPKALNEATAGAALKYHLKRALERSHSISEFSKQLELSVQKSHFSNNTLKIIEELNNGVKQASEEIKEASKKSAEIKRDFSDTKLSNDEIKELLNNAEIPTSGRDAITFGTNNLNPEMVEFLHKNNKKMIIEKASNKELELLKDANFKQNIRASLDHDAIAHILKRHGVNSVNVRNGEIPVTNEDIANYRYIVNNADAILRTLDKYDKEAITAFKQVNGYAVVVEQAINKKNELALKTMYKNNGSYKNNEVYKEFSSTSLDADAKVRHRLSSYSGAAENNTPKPLTDQEDLLKTSENLNQTTQEVKNLSPLEQANAEKLAKLESEQLASEQEFLKAKEQENKRKEALKKKLEHERGNAGNIESQTKIEVGEDIPTQTQEQLPKSRVRLNEREIYDLDYAIVKAKDLKPSFTTGGTQKRTDMNEEQIKSIAENFDPKKIFGSGGFEDLPIILHDGQVIAGNHRIQGMLNFTPKSRYIYHKAIQEYYNIDLQPDELLVRVPHNRLNNTEINNLAASSNQGRFNSESDHAIAVLSHYEAKLKELDQKLDADSIYSLKNIVAKNLNFDKATHPNVGDSNLALLMFNMPRTKTQGIELLNRWQKEFSNDIKSYEKVKKMFVDNAGSFHNLIHDMNFPNVSLNAYLSDIMDRSFANLKNYQTTSESLKDLSEKFYKTSSLEMFEKSEQGSSDISEILGGAIARFARFDDPSKALFEALKSDNIKKGLKEFKIADVTKDMFNPDSKEFKDIDIYDFTHYLLMANREPNENNPVLKRLIEAIKDMQKESEKGIKEQKLEIPSEWGHNYSEFKGDGLGAINKLLETKKGFVAGAFYKEGLGDIDLVWGNKDYGLEHILKRREKQALNNGINEAEAKEYAMSVVKTIPEVIEKGIKDNDYVGHVTIRHNGIEVGLSSQKGDTPLKNHYMITSFETDEKVLRELETIGTLSNDYRDGINYSASNLNKPNPTTKN; this is encoded by the coding sequence GTGAAGTTACCTAAAGCTTTAAACGAAGCCACCGCAGGTGCAGCCTTAAAGTATCACCTAAAAAGAGCGCTTGAGAGAAGCCACTCTATAAGCGAGTTTAGCAAGCAGTTAGAACTAAGCGTGCAAAAATCACACTTTAGCAACAACACGCTTAAAATCATTGAAGAGCTTAACAATGGCGTCAAGCAAGCGAGCGAAGAAATCAAAGAAGCAAGCAAAAAGAGCGCAGAAATTAAACGAGATTTTAGCGATACGAAATTAAGTAATGATGAAATCAAAGAGCTATTAAATAACGCAGAAATCCCTACAAGCGGGAGAGATGCGATCACTTTTGGAACTAATAACCTAAACCCTGAAATGGTTGAATTTCTACACAAAAACAACAAGAAAATGATTATAGAAAAAGCCTCTAACAAAGAATTAGAACTTTTAAAAGATGCTAACTTTAAGCAAAACATAAGAGCGAGTTTAGATCATGATGCTATCGCTCACATACTCAAAAGGCATGGCGTTAATTCTGTTAATGTTAGAAATGGAGAAATCCCTGTTACGAACGAAGATATAGCGAATTATAGATATATCGTTAATAACGCTGATGCAATTCTTAGGACTTTAGACAAATACGATAAAGAAGCTATAACGGCGTTTAAACAAGTTAATGGCTATGCGGTAGTGGTAGAGCAAGCGATCAATAAGAAAAATGAATTAGCTTTAAAAACAATGTATAAGAACAATGGGAGTTATAAAAATAATGAAGTTTATAAAGAATTTTCAAGCACCTCACTCGACGCTGATGCGAAGGTGCGCCATAGGTTGAGTTCCTATAGTGGTGCTGCAGAGAATAATACACCAAAACCGCTAACAGATCAAGAGGATTTATTAAAAACAAGCGAAAATTTAAACCAAACCACACAAGAAGTTAAAAATTTAAGCCCACTAGAGCAAGCCAACGCCGAAAAGTTAGCGAAATTAGAAAGCGAACAATTAGCGAGCGAACAAGAATTTTTAAAAGCTAAAGAGCAAGAAAACAAGCGTAAGGAAGCGTTAAAAAAGAAATTAGAACACGAGCGAGGCAATGCAGGCAACATTGAAAGCCAGACTAAAATAGAAGTAGGAGAAGATATACCTACACAAACACAAGAGCAACTACCAAAAAGCCGAGTAAGGCTAAACGAACGAGAGATTTACGATCTAGATTATGCGATCGTCAAAGCGAAAGACTTGAAGCCTAGTTTTACCACAGGCGGGACGCAAAAACGCACCGACATGAACGAAGAGCAGATTAAAAGCATCGCTGAAAATTTTGATCCTAAAAAGATATTTGGGAGCGGAGGGTTTGAGGATTTACCCATCATTCTGCATGATGGGCAAGTGATCGCAGGCAACCACCGCATCCAAGGCATGCTGAACTTCACGCCTAAAAGCCGTTACATTTACCACAAAGCGATCCAAGAATACTACAACATAGATTTACAACCGGACGAGTTGTTAGTTAGAGTGCCACACAACCGACTAAATAATACCGAGATTAACAATTTAGCGGCTTCAAGCAATCAAGGAAGATTCAACAGCGAGAGCGATCATGCAATAGCGGTTTTAAGCCACTATGAAGCGAAATTGAAAGAATTAGACCAAAAATTAGACGCTGATAGCATCTATTCACTTAAAAACATCGTTGCGAAAAACCTTAATTTTGACAAGGCCACTCACCCTAATGTAGGAGATAGCAATTTAGCGCTTTTAATGTTTAACATGCCACGAACCAAGACGCAAGGGATAGAATTACTCAACCGTTGGCAAAAAGAATTTTCAAACGATATTAAAAGCTATGAAAAAGTAAAAAAAATGTTTGTAGATAACGCCGGAAGCTTTCACAATTTAATCCATGACATGAATTTTCCTAACGTGAGCCTTAACGCTTATTTAAGCGATATCATGGATCGCAGTTTTGCTAACTTAAAGAATTACCAAACTACAAGCGAGAGCTTAAAAGATTTGAGCGAAAAATTCTATAAAACGAGTTCTTTAGAGATGTTTGAAAAGAGCGAACAAGGATCGAGCGATATCAGCGAGATTTTAGGAGGTGCGATCGCCAGGTTTGCGAGGTTTGATGATCCTTCTAAGGCGTTATTTGAAGCTTTAAAGAGCGATAACATTAAAAAAGGCTTGAAAGAATTTAAGATCGCTGATGTTACAAAAGACATGTTTAACCCTGATAGTAAAGAGTTTAAGGACATTGATATTTACGATTTCACGCATTACCTTTTAATGGCCAATAGAGAGCCAAATGAAAATAATCCCGTATTAAAACGCTTGATAGAAGCTATAAAGGATATGCAAAAAGAGAGCGAGAAAGGGATAAAAGAACAAAAGCTTGAAATACCTAGCGAATGGGGACACAATTATAGCGAGTTTAAGGGCGATGGATTAGGCGCGATTAACAAGCTATTAGAAACTAAAAAAGGTTTTGTAGCGGGAGCGTTTTATAAGGAAGGTTTAGGGGATATTGATTTGGTTTGGGGTAATAAAGATTACGGGTTAGAACACATTTTGAAACGCCGAGAGAAGCAAGCGCTTAACAATGGAATAAACGAAGCAGAAGCTAAAGAATACGCCATGAGCGTAGTTAAAACGATACCGGAAGTTATAGAGAAAGGTATCAAAGATAATGATTATGTAGGGCATGTGACTATAAGACATAATGGTATTGAAGTAGGTTTAAGTAGTCAAAAAGGAGATACTCCTTTAAAAAATCATTACATGATTACAAGTTTTGAAACAGATGAAAAGGTTTTAAGGGAGTTAGAGACCATTGGGACACTCTCTAACGATTACAGAGACGGCATCAACTATAGCGCCTCAAACCTTAATAAACCTAATCCTACCACAAAAAATTAA
- a CDS encoding catalase gives MKKIGLSLGLVLSLGFLKAHEVSAEEIADIFYKLNAKEPKMKINHTKGFCAKGVFLPNAQTREDLDVPLLNEKEIPASVRYSLGGVAMDDKSKVRGMALKLENQNASWTMVMLNTEINFAKNPNEFAQFFEMRIPKNGKVDESRIKKLYEEVPSYRNFAAYTKTIGISSSVANTPYYSVHAFKFKDKKEKLLSARWKFVPKDGIKYLNPQELKQKDSNYLLSSFQQHLKTKPIEYQMYLVFANQNDATNDTTALWKGKHKELLVGTLKVEKYEGMGCNKDVYFPADLPKGVEAPTDPLFQIRNEVYGITFSRRQ, from the coding sequence ATGAAAAAAATTGGTTTGAGCTTGGGTTTGGTTTTGAGTTTGGGTTTTTTAAAAGCCCATGAAGTGAGCGCTGAAGAGATCGCTGACATTTTCTACAAACTCAACGCCAAAGAGCCTAAAATGAAAATCAACCACACTAAGGGATTTTGCGCTAAAGGCGTGTTCCTCCCTAATGCGCAAACAAGAGAGGATTTAGATGTGCCACTACTCAATGAAAAAGAAATCCCTGCGTCTGTAAGGTATTCTTTAGGGGGCGTGGCGATGGACGATAAAAGCAAGGTTAGGGGAATGGCGTTAAAATTGGAAAATCAAAACGCTAGCTGGACAATGGTGATGCTCAATACAGAAATCAATTTTGCCAAAAACCCTAACGAATTCGCCCAATTTTTTGAGATGAGAATCCCTAAAAATGGCAAGGTGGATGAATCAAGAATCAAAAAGCTTTATGAAGAAGTCCCCTCTTATAGGAATTTTGCCGCTTACACCAAAACGATAGGGATCAGCTCAAGCGTGGCTAACACGCCTTATTATAGCGTGCATGCGTTCAAGTTTAAAGATAAGAAAGAGAAATTATTATCTGCGAGATGGAAATTTGTGCCTAAAGACGGCATTAAGTATCTTAACCCCCAAGAATTAAAGCAAAAAGATTCAAATTATTTGCTTTCTTCATTCCAACAACACCTTAAAACTAAGCCCATAGAATACCAAATGTATCTGGTGTTTGCGAATCAAAATGATGCCACCAACGACACGACCGCGCTTTGGAAGGGCAAACACAAGGAATTATTAGTAGGGACCTTGAAAGTTGAAAAATACGAAGGAATGGGTTGCAATAAAGATGTGTATTTCCCAGCCGATCTCCCTAAAGGCGTAGAAGCCCCTACTGATCCCTTATTTCAAATCAGGAATGAAGTTTATGGGATCACTTTTAGCAGAAGGCAATAA
- the typA gene encoding translational GTPase TypA: MKNIRNIAVIAHVDHGKTTLVDGLLSQSGTFSEREKVDERVMDSNDLERERGITILSKNTAIYYKDTKINIIDTPGHADFGGEVERVLKMVDGVLLLVDAQEGVMPQTKFVVKKALSFGICPIVVVNKIDKPAAEPDRVVDEVFDLFVAMGASDKQLDFPVVYAAARDGYAMKSLDDEKKNLEPLFETILEHVPSPSGSVDEPLQMQIFTLDYDNYVGKIGIARVFNGSVKKNESVLLMKSDGSKENGRITKLIGFLGLARTEIENAYAGDIVAIAGFNAMDVGDSVVDPTNPMPLDPMHLEEPTMSVYFAVNDSPLAGLEGKHVTANKLKDRLLKEMQTNIAMKCEEMGEGKFKVSGRGELQITILAENLRREGFEFSISRPEVIIKEENGVKCEPFEHLVIDTPQDFSGAIIERLGKRKAEMKAMNPMSDGYTRLEFEIPARGLIGYRSEFLTDTKGEGVMNHSFLEFRPFSGSVESRKNGALISMENGEATAFSLFNIQERGTLFINPQTKVYVGMVIGEHSRDNDLDVNPIKSKHLTNMRASGSDDAIKLTPPRTMVLERALEWIEEDEILEVTPLNLRIRKKILDPNMRKRAKK; encoded by the coding sequence ATGAAAAATATTAGAAATATCGCTGTAATCGCGCATGTTGATCATGGGAAAACCACTTTAGTGGATGGCTTACTTTCTCAATCTGGCACATTTAGTGAGAGGGAAAAAGTGGATGAAAGGGTGATGGATAGCAACGATTTAGAAAGAGAAAGAGGGATCACTATCCTGTCTAAAAACACCGCTATTTATTACAAAGACACTAAAATCAATATCATTGACACTCCCGGGCATGCTGATTTTGGGGGCGAAGTGGAGCGCGTTTTAAAAATGGTGGATGGGGTGCTTCTCCTAGTGGATGCACAAGAAGGGGTCATGCCTCAAACTAAATTCGTGGTTAAAAAGGCTTTGAGTTTTGGGATTTGCCCTATTGTGGTGGTGAATAAAATTGATAAGCCTGCCGCTGAGCCGGACAGAGTGGTGGATGAAGTTTTTGACTTGTTCGTAGCGATGGGGGCTAGCGATAAGCAATTGGATTTTCCTGTGGTGTATGCCGCCGCACGAGATGGCTATGCGATGAAAAGTTTAGACGATGAAAAGAAAAATTTAGAGCCTTTGTTTGAAACGATTTTAGAGCATGTGCCAAGCCCTAGCGGGAGCGTTGATGAGCCTTTGCAAATGCAAATTTTTACGCTTGATTATGACAATTATGTAGGCAAAATCGGTATCGCTAGGGTGTTTAATGGCTCGGTTAAAAAGAATGAAAGCGTGCTGTTGATGAAAAGCGATGGGAGTAAAGAAAATGGCCGTATCACTAAGCTTATAGGTTTTTTAGGGCTAGCTAGGACGGAGATTGAAAACGCTTATGCGGGCGATATTGTAGCGATTGCCGGGTTTAATGCGATGGATGTGGGCGATAGCGTCGTTGATCCCACTAACCCCATGCCTTTAGATCCCATGCATTTAGAAGAGCCTACGATGAGCGTGTATTTTGCCGTCAATGATTCGCCCTTAGCCGGGTTAGAAGGAAAGCATGTTACCGCTAACAAATTGAAAGACAGGCTCTTAAAAGAAATGCAAACCAATATCGCTATGAAATGCGAAGAAATGGGCGAAGGCAAGTTTAAAGTGAGCGGGCGTGGGGAATTGCAAATCACTATTTTAGCTGAAAATTTGCGCCGTGAAGGGTTTGAATTTAGCATTTCACGCCCTGAAGTCATCATTAAAGAAGAAAATGGCGTTAAATGCGAGCCTTTTGAGCATTTGGTGATTGACACGCCCCAAGATTTTAGCGGGGCTATCATTGAAAGATTAGGCAAAAGAAAAGCCGAGATGAAAGCGATGAATCCCATGAGCGACGGCTATACAAGATTAGAATTTGAAATTCCTGCAAGGGGGCTTATCGGCTACAGGAGCGAGTTTTTAACCGACACTAAGGGCGAAGGCGTGATGAATCATAGCTTTTTGGAATTCCGCCCTTTTAGCGGGAGCGTGGAATCGCGCAAAAATGGGGCGCTAATCAGCATGGAAAATGGCGAAGCGACCGCTTTTTCCCTTTTCAATATCCAAGAAAGAGGCACGCTTTTTATCAACCCCCAAACGAAGGTTTATGTGGGCATGGTCATTGGCGAGCACAGCCGGGATAATGATTTAGATGTCAATCCTATCAAATCCAAGCATTTAACCAACATGAGAGCGAGCGGGAGCGATGATGCGATCAAACTCACCCCACCTAGGACTATGGTGTTAGAAAGGGCGTTAGAATGGATTGAAGAAGATGAGATTTTAGAAGTTACCCCCTTGAATTTAAGGATCAGAAAAAAAATTCTAGACCCCAACATGAGGAAAAGGGCGAAAAAATAG